A segment of the Hippopotamus amphibius kiboko isolate mHipAmp2 chromosome 8, mHipAmp2.hap2, whole genome shotgun sequence genome:
AGTTGAGTCGTGAGTCACCAGAGCCCAACTCGGAGACGAAACCAGCCAACCCTGCCACTGAGAATGGTTTCCAGGAACATGATGGTTTCCAGGAACATGACGTGTGActgtcaaggaaggaaggaaggctggaGCACTAACTGGCCCTCCCCACATGAAAGCGACGTTACCTTCATGCAGCAGTGACCAAAGAAActgtgccccctcctccccccatcaGGGACAGGAGTAGAAGACAGGGGCCTGAAAAAAGCAGATGGCCACTTGAGGATCCCCTAAGGGCTAATGCCACCAACCTGTGCTCACCTCTGCATGCAGATGGGGCCAACTTTCAtttcacctccttccttcctttaaggACACACTGAAAATTCAGTCAAACTGAATGTATTCAGAGctcacaaagtttttttttttacactgagcTCTTTCATTATTTGCAAAGGAACTAAAAGAGAACAcagactcccccccaccacccgAAATAAAAGGACACCAAGAAGAAtctgggggtgcagggggagggCGGGCCAGAAGAACAATGCAGGAGGGGCTGGTATCTCCTTCCGCTTCAGCAGTGTGCCAAGAAAAGGGCTAATTTGAGGAGCAGGATGGTGCTGGGGAGCCCCGGCCGAAGGGCCGAGGCAGAACTGCTCCTTTTCTTGGGCCGGGGCCCGTTGCACAGAGGGGTGTTGCAGCAGCTGATGCACACCGAGTTCAGTTTCCCTGGGGAGCAGAAGGACTGGTACCCAGCCGAGGCGATGAGGCAGGCTGCCGACGATGCACACGACTTGCGGTACATGATTCCTGCAACACAGACACCAATGAGCTAGATTAACCTGCCTGCGCTGGCCAAAGGATGGCACCCCTCTGAGCCCACATTTCCCCATGGACGGCACTTTCTTACTCCTCCCACAGCCTAGAAACTTGGTTGGGCCAGGGAACAACTCCAGGTGGTTTCCTTGAGCACCCCCCCCAAAATACACGACATATGCAATGAAGAAGGCATGCATCATTTCACTTGCTTTTGACAGTTTTTCTTGAAGCTATTTGAGATGCCAACAACAGTGAATAAAGAGCTGTTACAAtcaaaattcatttttgtttaaagtcAGAATTCACACTGTGTACTAGACAgagctttttatttactttttttggttCAAACTATCTCATGCCAGAGAGGCGGACAAGCTGTGCTTTAAGATCTTATCTCTGTTATTACTTTATAAGCGACCACAGAGAGATGGCTCTCAACTATGTGTTTATTAAGTCCTGGAATTCTCTCAATAAAGACTGAACTCCAAGGGGAATAAATCAGATCACTACTGAAGAGGCCCTGTGAGTTCAGTGAAGGGGAGCCTAGCTGACAGTGGGCCAAGCACTGCCTTATTCCAGAGGATGTTTTGCCCTTAGAACATATGGCCATTTGCCAGGTCAGCACCACACAGCCAGCACTTAATAACACACACTGTGTGGGCACATAAAGGGGCTTCCCGATAAGACTGGAGGTCCCATCTTAAGGAGCTCATGTGTCCGGTCCAAACTACAGCATAATCATCAAAGTAGGGTGTCTTGGATAATCATTTGACTTCAAAAAGCTGGACCTTTACTCAAATAATAGTTAAGATTATTAAATACTTTCCTGTACGCCAAGTACTCTTCAAATGGCTACTAGTTCATTTACTACCTGCAACAACCCTACAATGGAGACCCCCCCaagatcatccccattttacagacaggaagcCTAAGGGCaagagaggtttagtaacttgcccaaaatcaTGCTTCTAGAAAGCAGAGCTCCTGTGATTTGAACCAAGTATTCTGGTCCCATGCTGTCAAATCTGTAGTACTGTATAGCAGAGCCGCCAGCCACGTTAACCAcaaaatggttttgttttgtggttaaaAACACAAAGTAGGGAGAAAACTACTTTGAAAATAGCttttggtatgtgtgtgtgcaagGCCATTTGGTATCAAGGAATTACTCTTCTTTTTGGACATAGAACGTCATAATAAGGCTGGACCTCAAAGTGACTGCCTTTAGCCCATTTGCTGCCCTGCATGTCTGAGGGATATAACACATTCCACCAGTAGCCAGGGCTTCTTCCCCTCTGACTCCCTGCAGGGATGTGTTTGCAAGCATTGCTTCAACTTGGGCTCCCATCCTCCCTTTGAGAACTGCTACTTTGGATgctagaaaaacagtaaaaaaaaaaattgaagtgccTAAATCTTCCAAGTGGGAAGTAAAGAAATACTTTAGATTTACATTAAAACATGCaattttatgtcatttcttttctataACTGCATGTTTGTAAGGATTGATTTTCTAACACTGTTAGAAAAACCTGGAAGATAAGCTCATCTGGTAAGATAAAGCCTGTGGATGGGGGAGAGAGGAGCACTGTTTGATTTCTAAGGAACATGCTACAGGGCATTTCCCATTTATAGACTTCCCATAGTCTTTACATTTTCTAACCATTGCCCATTTTAGGAAATTGTTTTActatctttttattcttaaagaCTAAAAGCACTAATTGTCATTTGTCAGTTCAGCTTCAATCAACTATTCTcctttaagtaaattaaaaaaattttaaaatatgtactgaATACATctttcactgtttaaaaaaaaaaaaaaagttcagacaGGTAAGGTGAAAATGCTCCTTGACCTCTCCTTCCAATCCTACATCCTCCTCAGAGGTAAGCACTCTTATCAGTTTGAGATGCCCCCTTCCAGGCCTATTTCTATGCAGTTACGTATGTGTTCATGGAGAAGAGGTCTGTGCACATGTCCTAATAGCATAACATCCTATagtctatgtatgtatgtatatatctcctATTTGCATTTTCACCTACTGATATGACTGGggatatatttttaagtctaACTTTGTAGGACTAAGTCAGTGATGAGGTAAATTAGTTAAAGAATGCAAGATGGGAGCCCCAATTTTTCTGACTACTTCCCAGAGGACAGATCACCTGGCTCTGATGGCCAGTAGGGCCTATGCTTCTGGTCCTGCAAGACTGTATACATTTGCATTCTTTAAAAGTCTGCCTTTCAATCAGCCTGAATCTAGGTGCTGATATCCTCTTCTTTGGGACACTAACTGATCTCAGCACACACTCAACTACTgagagctattaaaaataaaacaggctgCATAGGCAACTGGAAAGGTTGAAGAGATAACTGAAAGCTGGCATAGGGTTTAATGACGAAGTACATCTCCTACACTAGGACAACctttcaagactgggagaggtggctgtttcATCTAATGCATAGAGACCAACACATGTcctcaaaatgaagaaaaagatgaatATGTTCCAAGctaaagaataagataaaacttCAGAAGAAAACTTTAATGAAACAGACAGAAATAATTTATCAGAAAAAGAGTTCATAATAATGGTCTTAAACATACTCattgaacttgggagaagaatggatgaacacaatgAAAACttcagtaaagaaagaaaaagtatcaaagagaagtcacagagctgaagaatacaataactgaactgaaaaatgcaCTAGAGGGATACAACAACAGACTAGGTGAAGCATAAGAAAGGATCACTGAACTCAAAGACACAGCAGAACTCACCCAATCagagcagagaaaacaaaaaggaatgaaaaaaaaagtgacaatagCTTAAGGGACTCACAAAACACCATCAAATGGATTTTTGCATTATAGGAGtcacagaggagaagagagaaaggggtagaAAACTTATtctgaaataatggctgaaaacttccctaacctgggaaaagaaacagacattcagattcaggaagcccagagagttccaaacaagatgaaccaaaAGAAACATACATCaaaacagataattaaaatatgaatatataagacaaggagaaaatcttaaaagtggcAACAGAGGAAAAACTTGTTACTTcaaagagaactcccataagatgAGCAGCAGATTTTTCATGAGAAactttgtaggccagaagggagtggcatgatatacaggcacacctcattttattggtttttattttactgtcCTTCAGAGATActggtttgctttttgtttcttgtttttcttacaAACTGCAGGTTTGTGGCAACCTGAGTttagcaagtctattggcaccatctttccaaaagcatttgcccacttcatgtctctgtgtcatgttttggtaattctcacaatatttcaaatttttcattattatatttcttatggtgatctgtaatcagtgacatgtacattttaaaaagagtgctATTGCACGCAGTAGATTACAGTATAcacataacttttatttgcaTGGGGAAACCAAGAAacttgtgtgacttgctttgtggcaatatttcctttattgtggttgtctggaactgaaccccaatatctctgaggtatgcctgtattctaagtgctgaaagaaaaaataacttccaAACAAGAATATTCTAGCCAACAAAGTTataattcagaattgaaggagagatgaagttttacagataagcaaaagctaaaggagttcatcaccactaaactgaccttataagaaatgttaaagagactTATTTAAGTTGAAAAGAAAGGGTGTTAATTAGTAACAAAACATGAAAGTATAAATCTACCAGTAAAGGTAAACATATAGTAAATGTAGTtgattaatcacttataaagtttgtatgaagattaaaagacaaaagtggtAAAAACTAACTACAATAATTAGTTGTTGACAAAAGTAAAATATGAGCAGAGACACAATGGCAGAGTAGAAGCATGTGAGCTCACCTCTTCTTGTGAAAATactaaaatcacaactaactgctgaacaaccatcaacagaaaaatgctggaacctaccaaaaaagacaTGCTAAGCACAAAGACAAAGAAGCAGTCACGAGGGGAGGAGGAGCACAACTGcaataaaaatcaaatcccatacccactgggtgagtgacccacaaactggaaaataatgatGTCACAGAAGTTCTTCCaaaggagtgaaagttctgagccccatgtcgtGCTCCCCAGCAtggaggcctgggaggaggagcACCCAGAGAATCTAGCTTTGAAAGCCATTGGGATCTGACTGCAGTAattccataggactgggggaaacagaaactccactcttggagggcacacacaaggtctTGTGCACACCATTGCCCGAGGGAAAAACGGTGACCTCATAAGATCCTGGGCCAGACCaacttgctggtgttggagggtctcctgcagaggcagggagcaGCTGTGGTTCACTatggggacaaagacactggcagtGGTAGTTCTGGGGAATACTCATTGTCATGAGCCCTCCTGGAAGCTCccattttctcaccaagacctGGTCCCACCTAACAGCTTGTAGTTTCCAGTGCTTGGAcacctcaggtcaaacaaccaacagggcaggaacacagccccacccatcagcagatagGCTGCTTAAAGTCTGCTGAGCACACAGCTGCCTGCTAAACAaaccccttgacatggccctgcccaccagaggcaCAAGACCCAGCTTCACACAGCAGAGGGCAGAAACTAGTCCCtctcaccaggaagcctacacaagccagtTAGACCAGCCTCATCCATGAGGGGGCAGACAGCAtgagcaagaagaactataaccTTGCAGCCTGTGGAATAgaaactgcaatcacagaaagttaggcaaaatgagataGTAGAagaatatgtcccagatgaacGAACAAGACAagaccccagaagaacaactaagtgaagtggagatagggaATCTctcaaaaaaagaattaagagtaatgacagtaaaggtgatccaaaatttcaggaaaagaatggaggtacatatcaagaagatacaagaaatgtttaacaaagacctagaagaattaaagaacaaatagagatgaacaataactgaaatggaaaatacactagaaggaagagCAAAATAACGAAGGCAGAAGAGTAGATAAGTAAGCTGGAAGAAggaatggtgaaaatcattggtgtggaacagaataaagaaaaaagaatgaaaagaggacagtctaagagaccactggtacaacattaaatgcaccaacattcacattgtaggggtccaagaaggagaacagagagggaaaggacctgagaaaatagaaaagacataatagctgaaaacttccctaaaatgggaaagcaaatagtaactcaagtccaggaagtgcagagagtcccaggcaggataaacccaaggaggaacaagACACATAATcaagacacataataatcaaattggcaaaaattaaagacaaagaaaaaatactaaatgcaataagggaaaaacaacaaattacacacaagggaattcccttaaggttattagctgattttttagcagaaactctgtagtccagagggaatggcatgatatatttaaagtaatgaaagggaagaaactacaaccaagaatactctacccagcaagattctcATTCACTTTCGactgagaaatcaaaaactttacagacaaacaaaagctaagagaattcagcaccaccagaccagctttgcaacacatgctaaaggaacttctctaggtgaaaagaaaaggccacaattagaaatgagaaaattacGAAGGGAAAAGCTTATCAGTAacggcaaacatacagtaaagtgaGGAAATTATCTGCACATAAatgtgatatcaaaaccagcaattgtgaggaaAGGAGAGTACAGATGCAGGGtactggaaatgcatttgaaattaaaagaccagcaacttaaaacaatcttgtttatatatagactgctatatcaaaacctcatgctAATTGCAAACTGATGATctacaacagatacacacactaAAAAGAagtccaaacacaacactaaagttagtgatcacaagagaagaaaacaaaagaggaaggggagaaaaaagacctgcaaaaacaaatgcaaaccaATTAACAAAAttgcaataagaacatacatatcaataattaccttaaatgtaaatggattaaatgctccaaccaaaagacacagactagctgaatggatacaaaatcaagacccatatatatgctgtctacaagagacccatttcagatctagacacacagaaagacaaagtgaCAGGatagaaaaagttattccatgcaaatggaaatcaaaggaaagctgcagtagcaatactctataaagactgttacaagagacaaagaaaggcactacataatgatcaagggatcaatctaacaAGATacaacaatcataaatatatacgaacccaacataggagaacttcaatatataagacaaatactaacaaccataaaaggagaaacCAACAGTAACATGATAGTAGTGGAGAAATAACATCCCACTTTCAttaatggacaaatcatccaggcagaaaatcaaaaaggaaacacaggccttaaatgacacattagaccagatggacttaagtgatatttatagcatattctatccaaaagcagcagaatgtgcattcttttcaagtgcacatggaacaatcCCTAGGACTGATCACATGTTGGGCCACAAAGCACACCTTGgtaaactgaaatcacatcaagcatcttttctgaccacaatgctatgagattagaaatcaactacatgaaaaacaaaaagtgtaaaaaacatgTGGaggttgggcttccctggtggcacagtggttaagaatccacctgccaatgcaggggacatgggtttgatccctgggccaggaagatcccacatgccgtggagcaactaagcctgtgagccacaactattgagcccatgtgccacaactactgaagcccacgtgcctagagcccatactctgcaaagagaagccactgcaatgagaagcctgtgcaccacaacagagtagcccccactcacaactagagaaagcccacgtgcagcaatgaagacccaatgcagccaataagtaaataaatattaaaaaaaaaaacaggtggaggctaaataatatgctactaaacaaccaatggatcactgaagacatcaaagaggaaataaaaaaatacctagagacaaatgaaaatgaaagcataacaatccaaaacctatgggacacagcaaaagcagttctaagaaggaagtttatagcaatacaattttacttcagaaaacaagaaaaattgaaaataaatctaaccttatacctaacgtaaccagagaaagaacaacaaacaaaagacaaatttagtagaaggaaagaaatcataaagatcagggcagaaataaatgaaatagtcaaagaaaataatagaaaaaaatcaatgaaaaaaagctgattctttaaaaagataaacaaaattgatacagctttagccagactcatcaagaaaaaaagagggctcaaattaataaaattagaagtgaaaaagaagtcacaacagacac
Coding sequences within it:
- the LYPD1 gene encoding ly6/PLAUR domain-containing protein 1 isoform X1, which codes for MRAPAAAPAAPLGGGGGLGGSIAATFCGLFLLQGFALQIQCYQCEEFQLNNDCSSPEFIVNCTVNVQDMCQKEVMEQSAGIMYRKSCASSAACLIASAGYQSFCSPGKLNSVCISCCNTPLCNGPRPKKRSSSASALRPGLPSTILLLKLALFLAHC
- the LYPD1 gene encoding ly6/PLAUR domain-containing protein 1 isoform X2, which produces MWVLGVAATFCGLFLLQGFALQIQCYQCEEFQLNNDCSSPEFIVNCTVNVQDMCQKEVMEQSAGIMYRKSCASSAACLIASAGYQSFCSPGKLNSVCISCCNTPLCNGPRPKKRSSSASALRPGLPSTILLLKLALFLAHC